Genomic DNA from Vreelandella subglaciescola:
GCAACCAGGCGAACATAAGGCCCAGCGCCAGTGCTGCCCCCAGCCACTGCTGGCGATCCACCAGAAAAAAACTGCCGAGCCCGGCGCCAAACGCGATGGGTGGCCACAGCCAGCTCCAGGGTTTCAGGCGGGCCACGAGCGATTCGGCGAAGGTTTGCAGTCTGGCGATACGTTGCGGCGTAAGAATAGCGTGCATGATCGGGCTGCCCGGCGATGGCAAAAAAAGCATACTATTCATAACCGACCACAAATAACAGACGCGTTCTATCTATAGATGGTCGGCACAGAGGCCATTTCGCGGTTAGCCTAAGGTCGAGGCTTGACGTCACTTGGCATCTCACCCAAGCTTACCCGATCAAACGATCGTATGAATATGACTTTGTGGAGCAGCGCGGATGATCTATCAAGGTAATGCCATTACGGTGGCGCGCGGCGATGGCGACATCGCAACCCTCACTTTTGATGCGCAGGGCGAGTCCGTCAATACGCTTTCAAGCAAGACGGTGGCCGAGCTGGGCGAGGCGGTGGCCGCGCTGCAAGCCGAAAGCGGCCTGCAGGGGCTGATTCTCGCCAGCGGCAAAGAGGCCTTTATTGTCGGGGCGGATATCACCGAGTTTCACGGCCTCTTTGATAAAGGCGAAGACTACCTGGTCGAGATGAACCTCAAGGTTCACGACATTTTCAACGCGATCGAAGACTTGCCGTTTCCCACGGTCGCGGCCATTAACGGGCTGGCGCTGGGCGGCGGCTGTGAAGTTCTGTTGACTGCTGACTTTCGCGTGATGGCCGATAGCGCCAAAATCGGCCTGCCCGAAACCCAGCTGGGTATTGTCCCCGGCTGGGGCGGCTGCGTGCGCCTGCCGCGCCTGATCGGTGCCGATAACGCCATTGAGTGGATTGCCGGCGGCACGCAAAACCGCGCTGATGTCGCACTGAAAATGGGCGCGGTTGACGCCGTAGTGTCCAATGAAGAGCTGCTGGCCGCGGCGCGCACGCTGCTGGACCGCGCCAACGCCGGTGATCTCGATATAGCCCCGCGTCGCGCCGAGAAAAAAGGCCCGCTCAAGCTCAACGCCATCGAGCAGATGATGGCGTTTGAAACCGCCAAGGGCTTTGTCGCCGGCAAGGCCGGACCGAACTACCCGGCGCCGGTCGAGGCGATTCGCGTTATCCAGAAAGGCGCCGGTGAAGAGCGCGCCCGCGCCCAGCGCATCGAAGCGCAGAGCTTTGCCAAGCTGGCGCTCAGCGACGTGGCCTTTAACCTGATTGGTCTGTTCATGAACGACCAGGTGGTGAAGAAAAAGGCCGCTAGCTACGCCAAGCAGGCGGACAATGTTGAGCAAACGGCGGTGCTGGGCGCCGGTATCATGGGTGGCGGTATCGCCTATCAGAGTGCCTCCAAGGGCACGCCGATTATCATGAAGGACATTCAGGGCGACGCCATCGAGCTTGGCCTGAAAGAAGCGCGCAAGCTGTTTGCTAAGCAAATCGAACGCAAAAAGCTGACGGTTGAGCAGATGGCGGAAAAGCTCAGCAATATCCGCCCGACGCTGTCCTACGGCGACTTCGGCAACGTCGATCTGGTCGTCGAAGCCGTGGTGGAAAACCCCAAGGTGAAAGGCGCTGTGCTTGCCGAAGTGGAAGAGCAGGTGGGCGAAAGCACCATTTTAACCTCCAACACCTCGACCATTTCGATCAGCCGTCTGGCGCAGAACCTCAAGCGTCCGGAAAACTTCTGCGGCATGCACTTTTTCAACCCCGTGCACCGTATGCCGTTGGTGGAAGTCATCCGCGGTGAAAAAACCTCCGACGCCGCCGTGGCCGCCACCGTCGCTTATGCCCGCGCCATGGGCAAAACGCCGATTGTGGTCAACGACTGCCCCGGTTTTCTGGTCAACCGCGTGCTGTTCCCGTATTTCGGCGGCTTCAGTTTCCTCGTGGAACAAGGCGCCGACTTCCAGCGCGTCGACAAGGTGATGGAAAAATTCGGCTGGCCGATGGGGCCGGCGTACCTGCTCGACGTTGTCGGCATGGACACCGCCGTGCACGCCAACGAGGTGATGGCCGAAGGCTTCCCCGAGCGTATGGCGCGGGATAGCAAAACCGCCATTCAGGTCATGTTTGACGACGACCGTCTCGGGCAGAAAAACGCCAAGGGTTTTTACGCCTACGAGGAAGACAAGAAAGGCAAGCCGAAAAAGGTCAGCGACGAGACGGTCTATACGCTGCTGCAAGACGTAGTTGGCGAGAAGCAGGAGTTCTCCGACGACAACATCATCGCCCGCATGATGGTGCCGCTGTGCCTGGAAACCGTGCGCTGCCTGGAAGACGGCATCGTCGACTCGCCGGCAGAGGCCGACATGGCGCTGATTTACGGCATCGGCTTTCCGCCGTTCCGCGGCGGGGCGTTGCGCTACATCGACGCGCTGGGCGTGGCCGAGTTCGTCAAGCTGGCCGATACCCTGGCCGACGAGCTGGGGCCGCTTTACGCGCCGACCGAACAGCTGCGCCAAATGGCGCAAACCAACGCCCGCTTTTACGCCGCCGAGTAAGCCACCGCGCAAAGGAGAGAATGATGAGTTTGAATCCGAGAGACATCGTGGTGGTCGACGCCGTACGCACCCCCATGGCCAAGGCCAAAAACGGCGCGTTTCGTCACGTGCGTGCAGAAAACCTGTCAGCCGCTACCATGCAGGCGCTGTTTGATCGCAATCCCAACCTCAATCCGGCCGAAGTCGACGACGTGATCTGGGGCTGCGTTAACCAGACCCTCGAGCAGGCGATGAACATCGCCCGCAACGCGGCCATCATGACCGGGATTCCGCGCAGCGTGCCGGCACAAACGGTCAACCGTCTGTGCGGCTCGTCGATGACCGCGCTGCACATCGCCAGCGCCAACATCAAGGCCGGCATGGGCGACTTTTACCTGATCGGCGGGGTCGAGCACATGGAGCACGTGCCCATGGCTCACGGCGTGGACGTTAACCCGGGCGCGAGCAAGTACGCCGCCAAAGCGGCGATGATGATGGGGCTGACCGCCGAGCTGCTGGGCAAGATGCACGGCATCTCGCGCGAAGATCAGGACAAGTTCGGCGTGCGCTCCCATCAGCGTGCGCAGGCGGCCATGGAGCAGGGGCTTTTCGATAACGAAATTATCGGCATTGAAGGCCACGACGCCGGCGGCGTTAAAGCCCTGATCAAAAACGACGAAGTGATCCGCGCCGGCGCCAACCTTGCCGACATGGCCAAGCTCAAGCCCGCGTTCGACCCGCGCAGCGGCACCGTGACGGCAGGTACCTCATCGGCGCTGTCGGTAGGGGCATCGGCCATGGCGGTGATGAGCTACGAGCGCGCCCAGGCGCTCGGGCTTGAGCCGATGGCCAAAGTGGTATCCACCGGTGTCGCCGGCTGCGATGCTTCCATTATGGGCTATGGCCCGGTGCCTGCGAGCCAGAAAGCGCTGAAAGCGGCGGGGCTGACTGCCAACGACATTCAAACCGTTGAGCTCAACGAAGCCTTTGCGGCCCAGGGGCTGCCGGTGTTGAAAGATCTGGGTTTCCTCGACGCGATGGACGACAAGGTCAACCTGAATGGCGGCGCGATTGCGCTGGGCCACCCGCTGGGCTGCTCCGGCGCGCGGATTGCCACCACGCTGTTGAACGTGATGCAAAACCGCGATACCACGTTTGGGCTTGCGACCATGTGTATCGGCATGGGGCAGGGCGTCGCCACGGTGTTCGAGCGGCTGAAGTAACGCTGCAACGCGTTAATCGCTAAAGTGGAAGTGTATAAGCCCCGCTGGCGCATCTTGCCGCCAGCGGGGCTTGTCGTTACGGTAAGGGTCACCGTCACCCGCGCTTTTGCCGGCGTTGGTGACACCACGCGACAGCAAGGAGATGGATATGGCATTTGCCCCGTCAGAGCTTAAGGTGACAAGCCCCGCGTTTGAGCATCACCGCACGATTCCTGAAAAGCACTCCGGCGAAGGTGACGACGTGTCGCCGGCGCTTGCCTGGGAGAATCCGCCGGAAGGCACCCAAGGCTTTGCCGTTATTTGCCACGATCCGGATGCGCCGCTGATCCAGCACGGTACTTACGGTTTTGTGCACTGGTCGCTTTACAACCTGTCGGCCGACACGCTGGCGCTTGAAGAAAACACGGCAGTGGGTACTTCAGGGAAAAATGATGGCGGCGATATAGGCTACAAAGGCCCCCTGCCGCCGGAAGGCCATGGCAAACACCATTATTATTTCTGGGTGCTGGCGCTCGACTGCCACACCTCATTGCCCAGCGGGTTGACGCTTGTCGAATTGCTGAAAGAAGTGGAGCCGCACCTGCTGGGGATGAGCCGCTTGATTGGCACCTACCAACGCGCTTAGATATCGCCTGAAACGTGTCTGTGTTCGTCCAGGCAGCGCATCACGTCAAACCCGCCCGCACATCGTGCTGGCGGGTTTTTTTATGGCGGCAGCCGGAGGGGGATGACGCATAAAATAGAAACGATTGTCGTTTGCGTTGATAAATGCGTCGAACATGCCGCCAAGTCAGCATGACGGCAGCGTATTTTGTGCCAAGGCTTTACAACCCGGTCATACAGGACTAAAATGGTCTCCAATTAGATGTCAGCGGTGGCAACGCCATCGCTGGCGCACGGGGAGACACTATGCTCAAGCTTTCGCGGTTGACCGACTACGCCGCCGTGGTCATGGCACAGATTGCTCGCCATCCGGATACGCCGCATGCGGCCGCTGAGCTGGCCGAGGTGGTCAAACTGCCCACGCCGACGGTGAAGAAAACGCTCAAGATGCTGGTGCGTGCCGGGCTGTTGACTTCGCTACGCGGCGCCCAGGGCGGCTACCAGCTGGCGCGTCCGGCATCCAGAATCACCGCCGCCGAGATTATCTCGGCGATTGAAGGCCCCGTGGCGATGACGGAGTGCAGCCAGGCGGAAGGTGATTGCGAGCTGGTAGATAC
This window encodes:
- the fadB gene encoding fatty acid oxidation complex subunit alpha FadB, with amino-acid sequence MIYQGNAITVARGDGDIATLTFDAQGESVNTLSSKTVAELGEAVAALQAESGLQGLILASGKEAFIVGADITEFHGLFDKGEDYLVEMNLKVHDIFNAIEDLPFPTVAAINGLALGGGCEVLLTADFRVMADSAKIGLPETQLGIVPGWGGCVRLPRLIGADNAIEWIAGGTQNRADVALKMGAVDAVVSNEELLAAARTLLDRANAGDLDIAPRRAEKKGPLKLNAIEQMMAFETAKGFVAGKAGPNYPAPVEAIRVIQKGAGEERARAQRIEAQSFAKLALSDVAFNLIGLFMNDQVVKKKAASYAKQADNVEQTAVLGAGIMGGGIAYQSASKGTPIIMKDIQGDAIELGLKEARKLFAKQIERKKLTVEQMAEKLSNIRPTLSYGDFGNVDLVVEAVVENPKVKGAVLAEVEEQVGESTILTSNTSTISISRLAQNLKRPENFCGMHFFNPVHRMPLVEVIRGEKTSDAAVAATVAYARAMGKTPIVVNDCPGFLVNRVLFPYFGGFSFLVEQGADFQRVDKVMEKFGWPMGPAYLLDVVGMDTAVHANEVMAEGFPERMARDSKTAIQVMFDDDRLGQKNAKGFYAYEEDKKGKPKKVSDETVYTLLQDVVGEKQEFSDDNIIARMMVPLCLETVRCLEDGIVDSPAEADMALIYGIGFPPFRGGALRYIDALGVAEFVKLADTLADELGPLYAPTEQLRQMAQTNARFYAAE
- the fadA gene encoding acetyl-CoA C-acyltransferase FadA; the encoded protein is MSLNPRDIVVVDAVRTPMAKAKNGAFRHVRAENLSAATMQALFDRNPNLNPAEVDDVIWGCVNQTLEQAMNIARNAAIMTGIPRSVPAQTVNRLCGSSMTALHIASANIKAGMGDFYLIGGVEHMEHVPMAHGVDVNPGASKYAAKAAMMMGLTAELLGKMHGISREDQDKFGVRSHQRAQAAMEQGLFDNEIIGIEGHDAGGVKALIKNDEVIRAGANLADMAKLKPAFDPRSGTVTAGTSSALSVGASAMAVMSYERAQALGLEPMAKVVSTGVAGCDASIMGYGPVPASQKALKAAGLTANDIQTVELNEAFAAQGLPVLKDLGFLDAMDDKVNLNGGAIALGHPLGCSGARIATTLLNVMQNRDTTFGLATMCIGMGQGVATVFERLK
- a CDS encoding YbhB/YbcL family Raf kinase inhibitor-like protein; amino-acid sequence: MAFAPSELKVTSPAFEHHRTIPEKHSGEGDDVSPALAWENPPEGTQGFAVICHDPDAPLIQHGTYGFVHWSLYNLSADTLALEENTAVGTSGKNDGGDIGYKGPLPPEGHGKHHYYFWVLALDCHTSLPSGLTLVELLKEVEPHLLGMSRLIGTYQRA
- a CDS encoding SUF system Fe-S cluster assembly regulator, with amino-acid sequence MLKLSRLTDYAAVVMAQIARHPDTPHAAAELAEVVKLPTPTVKKTLKMLVRAGLLTSLRGAQGGYQLARPASRITAAEIISAIEGPVAMTECSQAEGDCELVDTCGVADNWQRVSLAIRTLLEGVTLAHLADTAPLKMPVRLPIQSISLSAATA